A portion of the Glycine max cultivar Williams 82 chromosome 10, Glycine_max_v4.0, whole genome shotgun sequence genome contains these proteins:
- the LOC100809111 gene encoding probable galacturonosyltransferase-like 7: MLWLMRFSGFFSAAMLVILLSPSLQSFHPAEAIRSSHHLDGLLRLPPPRLSFRPAPRFRNAADANKCASSSVSTSVCDPSLVHVAITLDVEYLRGSIAAVHSILQHSQCPENIFFHFLVSETNLESLVKSTFPQLNFKVYYFDPEIVRNLISTSVRQALEQPLNYARNYLADLLEPCVERVIYLDSDLVVVDDIAKLWSTSLGSRTIGAPEYCHANFTKYFTAAFWSDTRFARAFAGRRPCYFNTGVMVIDLVRWRRIGYSKRIERWMEIQKNDRIYELGSLPPFLLVFAGHVAPIEHRWNQHGLGGDNVKGSCRDLHAGPVSLLHWSGSGKPWTRLDSKQPCPLDALWAPYDLYGHAH, from the coding sequence ATGTTGTGGCTCATGAGATTCTCGGGCTTCTTCTCCGCCGCAATGCTCGTCATTCTCCTCTCCCCTTCCCTTCAATCCTTCCACCCCGCCGAAGCCATCCGCTCCTCCCACCACCTCGACGGCCTCCTCCGCCTCCCTCCGCCTCGCCTTTCCTTCCGCCCCGCCCCTCGTTTCCGCAATGCCGCCGACGCCAACAAATGCGCCTCCTCCTCCGTCTCCACCTCCGTCTGCGACCCCTCCCTCGTCCACGTCGCCATCACCCTCGACGTCGAGTACCTCCGCGGCTCCATCGCCGCCGTCCACTCCATCCTCCAACACTCCCAGTGCCCGGAGAACATCTTCTTCCACTTCCTCGTCTCCGAAACCAACCTCGAATCCCTCGTCAAATCCACCTTCCCTCAATTGAACTTCAAGGTCTATTACTTTGATCCCGAGATCGTCCGCAACCTGATCTCCACCTCTGTCAGACAAGCCCTCGAACAACCCCTCAACTACGCCAGAAATTATCTCGCTGACCTCCTCGAACCCTGTGTCGAAAGAGTTATATACCTAGATTCCGATCTGGTTGTAGTCGACGACATTGCCAAGCTCTGGAGCACCAGCTTAGGTTCTAGAACCATCGGCGCCCCTGAATACTGCCACGCCAACTTCACCAAGTACTTCACCGCAGCGTTCTGGTCGGACACGCGCTTCGCGAGGGCGTTCGCCGGGCGGAGGCCATGCTACTTCAACACGGGCGTGATGGTGATAGATCTGGTGCGGTGGCGGAGAATCGGGTACAGCAAGAGGATAGAGAGGTGGATGGAGATTCAGAAGAACGATCGGATCTACGAGCTGGGTTCTCTGCCCCCGTTTCTGTTGGTGTTCGCGGGACACGTGGCGCCAATTGAGCACAGGTGGAACCAGCATGGGTTGGGTGGCGATAACGTGAAGGGGAGTTGCCGGGACCTGCACGCTGGGCCTGTGAGTCTTTTGCATTGGTCCGGTAGTGGCAAGCCCTGGACTCGATTGGACTCCAAACAGCCCTGTCCGCTTGATGCACTTTGGGCTCCTTATGATTTG